One genomic window of Quercus robur cultivar Fastigiata chloroplast, complete genome includes the following:
- the ndhH gene encoding NADH-plastoquinone oxidoreductase subunit 7, protein MNIPVTRKDLMIVNMGPHHPSMHGVLRLVVTLDGEDVIDCEPILGYLHRGMEKIAENRTIIQYLPYVTRWDYLATMFTEAITVNGPERLGNIQVPKRASYIRVIMLELSRIASHLLWLGPFMADIGAQTPFFYIFRERELVYDLFEAATGMRMMHNYFRIGGVAADLPYGWIDKCLDFCDYFLTGVTEYQKLITRNPIFLERVEGVGIIGRDEVINWGLSGPMLRASGIQWDLRKIDHYECYDEFDWEVQWQKEGDSLARYLVRIGEMAESIKIIQQALEGIPGGPYENLEIRYFDRKRYPEWHDFEYRFISKKPSPTFELPKQELYVRVEAPKGELGIFLIGDQSGFPWRWKIRPPGFINLQILPQLVKRMKLADIMTILGSIDIIMGEVDR, encoded by the coding sequence ATGAATATACCAGTTACAAGAAAGGATCTCATGATAGTCAATATGGGCCCCCACCACCCGTCAATGCATGGTGTTCTTCGACTCGTCGTTACTCTGGACGGCGAAGATGTTATTGACTGTGAACCAATATTGGGTTATTTACACAGAGGGATGGAAAAAATTGCGGAAAACCGAACTATTATACAATATCTGCCTTATGTAACCCGTTGGGATTATTTAGCTACTATGTTCACAGAAGCAATAACTGTAAATGGGCCAGAACGGCTAGGAAATATTCAAGTACCGAAAAGAGCTAGTTATATCAGAGTAATTATGTTGGAATTGAGTCGTATAGCTTCTCATTTGTTATGGCTCGGCCCTTTCATGGCAGATATTGGTGCACAGACTCCTTTCTTCTATATTTTCAGAGAAAGAGAATTAGTATATGATCTATTCGAAGCTGCTACGGGTATGAGAATGATGCATAATTATTTTCGTATCGGAGGAGTGGCGGCTGATCTACCTTATGGATGGATAGATAAATGTTTGGATTTCTGCGATTATTTTTTAACAGGAGTTACTGAATATCAAAAACTTATTACAAGAAATCCTATTTTTTTAGAACGAGTTGAGGGCGTAGGCATTATTGGTAGAGACGAAGTAATAAATTGGGGTTTATCAGGACCAATGCTGCGAGCGTCCGGAATACAATGGGATCTTCGTAAAATTGATCATTATGAGTGTTACGACGAATTTGATTGGGAAGTACAATGGCAAAAAGAAGGGGATTCATTAGCTCGTTATTTAGTCCGAATTGGCGAAATGGCAGAATCCATCAAAATTATTCAACAGGCGCTGGAAGGAATTCCGGGGGGGCCCTACGAGAATTTAGAAATACGATACTTTGATAGAAAAAGGTATCCAGAATGGCATGATTTTGAATATCGATTCATTAGTAAAAAACCCTCCCCCACTTTTGAATTGCCGAAACAAGAACTTTATGTGAGAGTCGAAGCCCCTAAAGGGGAATTGGGAATTTTTCTGATAGGGGATCAGAGTGGTTTTCCTTGGAGATGGAAAATTCGACCACCTGGTTTTATCAATTTGCAAATTCTTCCTCAGTTAGTTAAAAGAATGAAATTGGCTGATATTATGACAATACTAGGTAGCATAGATATCATTATGGGAGAAGTGGATCGTTGA
- the ndhA gene encoding NADH-plastoquinone oxidoreductase subunit 1 has translation MIIDIREVQDINSFYRVESLKGVYGIIWMLVPILTLVLGITIGVLVIVWLEREISAGLQQRIGPEYSGPLGVLQALADGTKLLFKENLLPSRGDTRLFSIGPSIAVIAILLSYSVIPFDYHLVLADLNIGVFLWIAVSSIAPIGLLISGYGSNNKYSFLGGLRAAAQSISYEIPLTLCVLAISLLSNSLSTVDIVEAQSKYGFWGWNLWRQPIGFIVFLISSLAECERLPFDLPEAEEELVAGYQTEYSGIKFGLFYVASYLNLLISSLFVTVLYLGGWNISIPYIFVAELFEINKAREVFGTTIGIFITLAKTYLFLFIPITTRWTLPRLRMDQLLNLGWKFLLPISLGNLLLTTSFQLSSL, from the exons ATGATAATTGATATAAGGGAAGTACAAGATATCAATTCTTTTTACAGAGTGGAATCTTTAAAAGGGGTCTATGGAATTATATGGATGCTTGTCCCTATTTTGACTCTTGTATTAGGAATCACAATAGGCGTACTAGTAATTGTATGGTTAGAAAGAGAAATATCCGCAGGGCTACAACAACGTATTGGACCCGAATATTCCGGTCCCTTAGGAGTTCTTCAAGCTCTAGCAGATGGGACAAAATTACTTTTCAAAGAAAATCTTCTTCCATCTAGAGGAGATACTCGGTTATTCAGTATCGGACCATCCATAGCAGTTATAGCAATTCTACTAAGTTATTCAGTAATTCCTTTTGACTATCACCTTGTTTTAGCCGATCTCAATATCGGGGTTTTTTTGTGGATTGCGGTTTCAAGTATTGCTCCCATTGGACTTCTTATCTCAGGATATGGCTCAAACAATAAATATTCCTTTTTAGGTGGTCTACGAGCTGCTGCTCAATCGATTAGTTATGAAATACCATTAACTCTATGTGTATTAGCAATATCTCTA TTATCTAATAGTTTAAGTACAGTTGATATTGTTGAGGCTCAATCAAAATATGGTTTTTGGGGTTGGAATTTGTGGCGTCAACCTATAGGGTTTATCGTTTTTCTAATCTCTTCCCTAGCAGAATGTGAGAGATTACCTTTTGATTTACCGGAAGCGGAAGAAGAATTAGTAGCGGGTTATCAAACCGAATATTCGGGTATCAAATTTGGTTTATTTTATGTTGCTTCCTATCTAAACCTATTAATTTCTTCATTATTTGTAACAGTTTTGTACTTGGGCGGTTGGAATATCTCTATTCCATACATATTCGTTGCCGAGCTTTTTGAAATAAATAAAGCACGTGAGGTCTTTGGAACGACAATTGGTATCTTTATTACATTAGCCAAAACTTATTTGTTCTTGTTCATTCCTATCACAACAAGATGGACTTTACCTAGGCTAAGAATGGACCAACTATTAAATCTGGGATGGAAATTTCTTTTACCTATTTCTCTCGGCAATCTGTTATTAACAACCTCTTTCCAACTCAGTTCGCTGTAA
- the rps15 gene encoding ribosomal protein S15 has product MVQNSFISLISQEEKEENRGSVEFQVFSWTNKIRRLTSHLELHRKDYSSQRGLRKILGKRQRLLSYLSKKKRVLYKYLINRLGIRESKTR; this is encoded by the coding sequence ATGGTACAAAACTCATTCATCTCGCTTATTTCGCAAGAAGAAAAAGAAGAAAACAGGGGATCTGTTGAATTTCAAGTATTTAGTTGGACCAATAAAATAAGAAGACTTACTTCACATTTGGAATTGCACAGAAAAGACTATTCCTCTCAAAGAGGTCTCCGTAAAATTCTGGGAAAACGTCAACGATTGCTGTCTTATTTGTCAAAGAAAAAGAGAGTACTTTATAAATACTTAATAAATCGGTTGGGTATTCGAGAATCAAAAACTCGTTAA
- the ycf1 gene encoding hypothetical chloroplast RF19: protein MILKSFILGNPVSLCMKIINSVVVVGLYYGFLTTFSIGPSYLFLLRARVIEEGIEKKVSATTGFITGQLMMFISIYYAPLHLALDRPHTITVLALPYLLFHFFWNNHKHFFDYGSTTRNSMRNLSIQCVFLNNLIFQLFNHFILPSSMLVRLVNISMFRCNNKILFVTSSFVGWLIGHILFMKWVGLVLVWIQQNNSIRFNVLIRSNKYLVSELRNSMARIFSILLFITCVYYLGRVPSPIVTKKLKETEERGESEEETDVEIETTSETKGTKQEQEESTEEDPSLSLFSEEKEDPDKIKMDETEEIRMNGKEKTKDEFHFKETRYKNRPIYETSYLDGNQENSKLEKFISLNEIKDKERFLFEKPLVTILFDSKRWNRPFRYIKNDRFQNAVKNEMSQSFFHTCKSDGKERVSFTYPPSLSTFLKMIQRKISLFTIQKISYNELYNDWSYANEEKRNNISKKLIHRSETLDTGFLAPDVLEKRILLSNNNNETQKEYLTKIYDPLLNGPYRGQIKKLFLFSIRKKFLVNKMHGILISTNYTEFDQKVDLFDRKSLGKEMTYLLSKVAVKSTSNFNLKGIFLFPFTENKQVRIDSEDRIKILKLLFDQVITDPKDETIIQKDIHIGINEISKKVPRWSYKLIDELEQQERDKEDHVVEDHEIRSRKAKRVVILTDTTKNTDTYTNTNNKDTDNPDETDEVALIRYSQQSDFRRDIIKGSMRAQRRKTVIVELFEANVHSPFFLDRLGTPPLFFFDIPERLKGIFPNWIWKKKKIIISDYTEENKKESEKTEEDKREKYNRDEKTRIEIAEAWDSLIVAQVIRGSLLVTQSILRKYILLPSLIIAKNTLRILLFQFPEWSEDLKDWNKEMHVKCTYNGVQLSEKEFPKNWLTDGIQIKILFPFRLKPWHRSKLRPPNKDPIKKEGKGQKNDFCFLTVWGMEAELPFGYPRKRLSFFEPLLKELEKKNFKLKQKCFLVLKVLKERTKILLNVAKETKKWVIKVIIFLKKIRKEFSKINLLLLFGLKKIEIYELSETQKEKNSTIHNQMSHESSIKLRYMDWETYSLTEKKMKDLMNRTNTIINKIKTIKKDKRRRFITPEININPNKISYDEKGLESPKNIWQILKRKNIRLLRKSHYFVKLFIEKLYMDILLCIINIPKINAQLFLELTKKVINKYIYNNEANRERIDKTNQSIFNFSSTIKKSLCIIKKNSKIFGDLSYLSQAYVFYKLSQTPVNNLDKLRSVFKYYGTSFFLKNEIREYFVGTQGIFDSEFRHKKPPNYGINEWKNWLKGHYQYDLSQIKWSRLVTQKWRTRFNHMTKNKDLNKCESYEYEKTQFIHYEKAKDFEIEPLPNQKQYKYDLLSYKSINYENKKDSYIYGLPLQVNNNEEISYNYNTPKRKLFDMLGGILIHNSLVEDDSLDIEKNSDRKYLDWKILHFCLRKKINIKAWVDIDNVTNRNKNTKTGFNNCQIIDKIDKKGLFYLTIHQDQKINPSNQQGFFFDWMGMNEEILSHPISNLELWFFPEFVILYNTYKIKPWVIPIKLLFFNFNVNENVNKQKSITENKKSFTLSNEKTLELENRNQIEKEFADQVDPEASLSNQEKDVEEDSRGLDIKKRRNKKQYKTNTETELELFLKRYFHFQLRWDDSLNQKIINNIKVYCLLLRLRNPREIAISAIQREEMSLDILMVRKGLTFTELMKKGILIIEPVRLSVKTDGQFFIYQTIGISLVHKSKQQQSHQRYLEKSPACLHKNKKDFDESIALHKKMTGNRDKNNYDFIFPEKILSPRRRRELRIRICFNSGNGNGIHRNTVFCNVNKLKNCNCDQVLNKRKELYRDKNKLIKLKFFLWPNYRLEDLSCMNRYWFDTNNGSRFSLIRIQIYPLLKIH from the coding sequence ATGATTTTAAAATCTTTTATACTAGGTAATCCAGTATCCTTATGCATGAAGATAATCAATTCGGTCGTTGTGGTTGGACTCTATTATGGATTTCTGACCACATTTTCCATAGGGCCCTCTTATCTCTTCCTTCTCCGAGCTCGGGTTATAGAAGAAGGAATCGAGAAGAAAGTATCAGCAACAACTGGTTTTATTACGGGACAGCTCATGATGTTCATATCGATCTATTATGCGCCTCTGCATCTAGCATTGGATAGACCTCATACAATAACTGTCCTAGCTCTACCGTATCTTTTGTTTCATTTCTTCTGGAACAATCACAAACACTTTTTTGATTATGGATCTACTACCAGAAATTCAATGCGTAATCTTAGCATTCAATGTGTATTCCTGAATAATCTCATTTTTCAATTATTCAACCATTTCATTTTACCAAGTTCAATGTTAGTCAGATTAGTCAACATTTCTATGTTTCGATGCAACAACAAGATATTATTTGTAACAAGTAGTTTTGTTGGTTGGTTAATTGGTCACATTTTATTCATGAAATGGGTTGGATTGGTATTAGTCTGGATACAGCAAAATAATTCTATTAGATTTAATGTACTTATTAGATCTAATAAGTACCTTGTGTCAGAATTGAGAAATTCTATGGCTCGAATCTTTAGTATTCTCTTATTTATTACCTGTGTGTACTATTTAGGCAGAGTACCGTCACCCATTGTTACTAAGAAACTGAAAGAAACGGAAGAAAGGGGAGAAAGTGAGGAAGAAACAGATGTAGAAATAGAAACAACTTCCGAAACGAAGGGGACTAAACAGGAACAAGAGGAATCCACCGAAGAAGATCCTTCTCTTTCTCTTTTTTCGGAAGAAAAGGAGGATCCGGACAAAATAAAAATGGATGAAACGGAAGAGATCCGAATGAATGGAAAGGAAAAAACAAAGGATGAATTCCACTTTAAAGAGACACGCTATAAAAATAGACCCATTTATGAAACTTCTTATCTAGATGGCAATCAAGAAAATTCGAAGTTAGAAAAGTTTATTTCTTTAAATGAAATAAAAGATAAAGAAAGATTCTTGTTTGAAAAACCTCTTGTGACTATTCTTTTCGACTCTAAACGATGGAATCGTCCATTCCGATATATAAAAAACGACCGATTTCAAAATGCTGTAAAAAATGAAATGTCACAATCTTTTTTTCATACATGTAAAAGTGATGGAAAAGAAAGGGTATCCTTCACGTATCCACCAAGTTTGTCAACTTTTCTGAAAATGATACAAAGAAAGATATCTTTGTTTACAATACAAAAAATCTCCTATAATGAATTGTACAATGATTGGAGTTATGCCAATGAAGAAAAAAGGAACAACATAAGCAAAAAATTGATACATAGATCAGAAACTTTAGATACGGGATTTCTTGCTCCGGATGTACTCGAAAAAAGAATTCTATTGTCTAATAATAATAATGAGACTCAAAAAGAATATTTAACTAAAATATATGATCCTTTATTGAACGGACCCTATCGCGGCCAAATCAAAAAATTGTTTTTATTCTCAATCAGGAAGAAATTTTTGGTAAATAAAATGCATGGCATACTTATTAGTACCAATTACACAGAATTTGACCAGAAAGTGGATTTATTTGATCGAAAATCATTAGGAAAAGAAATGACTTATTTACTAAGTAAGGTTGCAGTAAAATCAACATCAAATTTTAATTTGAAAGGAATTTTTTTATTTCCATTTACTGAAAACAAACAAGTAAGAATTGATTCAGAAGATCGAATAAAAATTTTAAAACTTTTATTCGATCAAGTTATAACGGATCCCAAGGATGAAACAATTATACAAAAAGATATTCATATTGGAATAAATGAAATCAGTAAAAAAGTCCCTCGATGGTCATACAAATTAATCGATGAGTTGGAACAACAGGAAAGAGACAAGGAAGACCATGTGGTAGAGGATCATGAAATTCGTTCAAGAAAAGCCAAACGTGTCGTAATTTTGACTGATACTACGAAGAATACCGATACTTATACTAATACTAATAACAAAGATACTGATAATCCTGATGAAACTGACGAGGTAGCTTTGATCCGTTATTCACAACAATCGGATTTTCGTCGAGATATAATAAAGGGCTCTATGCGAGCTCAAAGGCGTAAAACAGTTATTGTGGAACTGTTTGAAGCAAATGTACATTCACCCTTTTTTTTGGATAGACTGGGCACCCCCCCCCTTTTTTTTTTTGATATCCCCGAGCGGCTGAAAGGCATTTTTCCAAATTGGATTTGGAAAAAAAAAAAAATTATAATTTCGGATTATACAGAGGAAAATAAAAAGGAAAGTGAGAAAACAGAGGAGGACAAAAGAGAAAAATACAACAGAGATGAGAAAACTCGTATAGAAATAGCAGAGGCCTGGGATAGCCTTATAGTTGCTCAAGTAATAAGAGGTTCTTTATTAGTAACACAATCGATTCTTAGAAAATATATTCTATTACCTTCATTGATAATAGCTAAAAATACTCTTCGTATACTATTATTTCAATTTCCCGAATGGTCCGAGGATTTAAAGGATTGGAATAAAGAAATGCATGTTAAATGCACTTATAACGGCGTTCAATTATCAGAAAAAGAATTTCCGAAAAACTGGTTAACAGACGGTATTCAGATAAAGATCCTATTTCCTTTTCGTTTGAAACCTTGGCACAGATCTAAGTTACGACCCCCTAATAAAGATCCAATTAAAAAGGAAGGGAAAGGACAAAAAAACGATTTTTGTTTTTTAACAGTTTGGGGAATGGAAGCGGAACTGCCTTTTGGTTATCCCCGAAAACGGCTTTCCTTTTTTGAACCCCTTTTAAAAGAACTCGAAAAAAAAAATTTCAAATTGAAACAAAAGTGCTTTCTAGTTCTAAAAGTTTTAAAAGAAAGAACAAAAATTTTGCTAAATGTAGCAAAAGAAACAAAAAAATGGGTCATCAAAGTCATTATATTTCTAAAAAAAATAAGAAAAGAATTCTCAAAAATAAATCTATTATTATTATTTGGATTGAAAAAAATAGAAATATATGAATTGAGTGAAACTCAAAAAGAAAAAAATTCAACAATTCATAATCAAATGAGTCACGAATCGTCCATAAAACTTCGATATATGGATTGGGAAACTTATTCATTGACAGAAAAAAAAATGAAAGATCTGATGAATAGAACAAACACAATCATAAATAAAATAAAAACAATTAAAAAAGACAAGAGAAGAAGATTTATAACTCCAGAGATAAATATTAACCCTAACAAAATAAGTTATGACGAGAAAGGATTAGAATCACCAAAAAATATTTGGCAGATATTAAAACGAAAAAATATTCGATTACTTCGTAAATCACATTATTTTGTAAAATTATTTATTGAAAAGCTATACATGGATATCCTTCTATGTATCATTAATATACCTAAAATCAATGCACAGCTCTTTCTTGAATTAACAAAAAAAGTTATTAATAAATACATTTACAATAATGAAGCAAATCGGGAAAGAATTGATAAAACAAATCAAAGTATATTTAACTTTAGTTCGACTATAAAAAAGTCACTTTGTATTATTAAAAAAAATTCAAAGATTTTTGGGGACTTATCTTACTTGTCACAAGCATATGTATTTTATAAATTATCGCAAACCCCAGTCAATAACCTAGATAAGTTAAGATCCGTCTTTAAATATTACGGAACCTCTTTTTTTCTTAAGAATGAAATAAGGGAGTATTTTGTTGGAACGCAAGGAATATTTGATTCTGAATTCAGACATAAAAAACCTCCAAATTATGGAATTAATGAATGGAAAAACTGGCTAAAGGGTCATTATCAATACGATTTATCTCAGATTAAATGGTCTAGATTAGTAACACAAAAATGGCGAACTAGGTTCAACCATATGACTAAAAATAAAGATCTCAATAAATGTGAGTCATATGAATATGAAAAAACCCAATTTATTCATTACGAAAAAGCAAAAGATTTTGAAATAGAACCATTACCAAATCAAAAACAATATAAATATGATCTTTTATCGTATAAATCTATTAATTATGAAAATAAGAAAGATTCGTATATTTATGGATTGCCATTACAAGTAAATAATAACGAAGAGATTTCTTATAATTACAATACGCCTAAACGCAAATTATTTGATATGCTGGGAGGTATCCTTATCCATAATTCTCTCGTCGAAGATGATAGTCTAGATATAGAAAAAAATTCAGATAGAAAATATTTGGATTGGAAAATCCTCCATTTTTGTCTTAGAAAGAAGATCAATATTAAGGCCTGGGTCGATATTGATAACGTTACCAACAGGAATAAAAATACTAAGACTGGGTTTAATAATTGTCAAATAATCGATAAAATTGATAAGAAAGGCCTTTTTTATCTGACGATTCATCAAGATCAGAAAATTAACCCATCCAATCAACAAGGTTTTTTCTTTGATTGGATGGGAATGAATGAAGAAATACTAAGTCATCCCATATCGAATCTAGAGCTTTGGTTTTTCCCAGAATTTGTGATACTTTATAATACATATAAGATTAAACCATGGGTCATACCAATCAAATTACTTTTTTTTAATTTTAATGTAAACGAAAATGTTAATAAACAGAAAAGCATCACTGAAAATAAAAAAAGTTTTACATTATCGAATGAAAAAACTCTTGAATTAGAAAATAGAAATCAAATAGAAAAAGAATTCGCGGACCAAGTGGATCCTGAAGCGTCTCTCTCAAACCAAGAAAAAGATGTTGAAGAAGATTCTAGGGGATTAGACATAAAAAAACGTAGAAACAAAAAGCAATACAAGACTAACACGGAAACAGAACTTGAGTTATTCCTAAAAAGGTATTTTCATTTTCAATTGAGATGGGATGATTCTTTAAATCAAAAAATAATCAATAACATCAAAGTATATTGTCTCCTGCTTAGACTGAGAAATCCAAGAGAAATTGCTATATCCGCTATTCAAAGGGAAGAAATGAGTCTGGATATTCTGATGGTCCGGAAGGGTTTAACTTTTACAGAATTGATGAAAAAGGGAATATTGATTATCGAACCAGTCCGTCTGTCTGTAAAAACGGATGGACAATTTTTTATATATCAAACCATAGGTATCTCATTGGTTCATAAGAGTAAGCAGCAGCAAAGTCATCAAAGATACCTAGAAAAAAGCCCGGCCTGTCTTCATAAGAATAAGAAGGATTTTGATGAATCCATTGCACTACATAAAAAAATGACTGGAAATAGAGACAAAAATAATTATGATTTTATTTTTCCTGAAAAAATTTTATCCCCAAGGCGTCGTAGAGAATTGAGAATTCGAATTTGTTTCAATTCGGGGAATGGAAACGGTATACATAGAAATACGGTATTTTGCAATGTAAATAAGTTAAAAAATTGCAATTGCGATCAAGTTTTGAATAAAAGAAAAGAGCTTTATAGAGATAAAAATAAACTAATTAAATTAAAGTTCTTTCTTTGGCCCAATTATCGATTAGAAGATTTATCTTGTATGAATCGCTATTGGTTTGATACCAATAATGGTAGTCGTTTCAGTCTGATAAGGATTCAGATATATCCGCTATTGAAAATTCATTAA
- the ndhI gene encoding NADH-plastoquinone oxidoreductase subunit I, which yields MFPMVTRVMDYGQQTVRVSRYIGQSFMITLSHANRLPVTIQYPYEKLITSERFRGRIHFEFDKCIACEVCVRVCPMDLPVVDWELETNIRKKRLLNYSIDFGICIFCGNCVEYCPTNCLSMTEEYELSTYDRHELNYNQIALGRLPMSVIDDYTIRTILNSPKIK from the coding sequence ATGTTCCCTATGGTAACCAGGGTTATGGATTATGGTCAACAAACAGTACGAGTTTCAAGATATATTGGTCAAAGTTTCATGATTACCCTATCCCATGCAAATCGTTTACCTGTAACTATTCAATATCCTTATGAAAAATTAATCACATCAGAACGTTTCCGCGGTCGAATACACTTCGAGTTTGATAAATGCATTGCTTGTGAAGTATGTGTTCGTGTATGCCCTATGGATCTACCTGTTGTTGATTGGGAACTGGAAACTAATATTCGAAAGAAACGTTTGCTTAATTACAGTATTGATTTCGGAATCTGTATATTTTGTGGTAACTGCGTTGAGTATTGTCCAACAAATTGTTTATCCATGACTGAAGAATATGAGCTTTCTACTTATGATCGTCACGAATTGAATTATAATCAAATTGCCTTGGGTCGTTTACCGATGTCAGTAATTGACGATTATACAATTCGAACAATTTTAAATTCACCTAAAATAAAATAA
- the ndhG gene encoding NADH-plastoquinone oxidoreductase subunit 6 — protein sequence MGLPGPIHDFLLVFLGSGLILGGIGVVLLTNTIYSAFSLGLVLVCISLFYILSNSHLVAAAQLLIYVGAINVLIIFAVMFMNGSEYYKDLNLWTVGDGVTLLICTILFCLLMATISDTSWYGIIWTTRSNQIIEQDLISNSQQIGIHLSTDFFLPFELISIILLAALIGAIAVARQ from the coding sequence ATGGGTTTGCCTGGACCGATACATGATTTTCTTTTAGTCTTTTTGGGGTCAGGTCTTATATTAGGAGGTATAGGAGTCGTATTACTTACCAACACAATTTATTCTGCCTTTTCGTTGGGACTGGTTCTTGTTTGTATATCCTTATTCTATATTCTATCAAATTCCCATTTGGTAGCTGCCGCACAGCTACTTATTTACGTGGGAGCTATAAATGTTTTAATCATATTTGCTGTGATGTTTATGAATGGTTCAGAATATTACAAAGATTTGAATCTTTGGACTGTTGGGGATGGGGTTACTTTGCTGATTTGTACAATTCTTTTTTGTCTATTAATGGCTACTATTTCAGATACGTCATGGTACGGGATTATTTGGACTACCAGATCAAACCAGATTATAGAGCAGGATTTGATAAGTAACAGTCAACAAATTGGAATTCATTTATCAACAGATTTTTTCCTTCCATTTGAACTCATTTCGATAATTCTTTTAGCTGCTTTAATAGGCGCAATTGCTGTGGCTCGTCAATA